One part of the Prochlorococcus marinus str. MIT 9313 genome encodes these proteins:
- a CDS encoding phycobiliprotein lyase encodes MNIEQFVAQCEGTWRSMRSSHSLAFQQFEEVLSEIRIQKVNSEDPEVIQLLKSTTSHNSMPVSPFKMEWQAESDWEPNVKSEVTSGSCLLIPIPKTHEKGVILRSRGYAEAEKAVSNYEFLSDGTFLLITKYGQSIAEERIWFVSKHIRCRSSVLRTSEGSGVLQTSFASEVRRLKN; translated from the coding sequence ATGAACATTGAGCAGTTCGTTGCTCAATGTGAAGGTACATGGCGGTCAATGCGAAGTAGCCATTCACTAGCCTTCCAACAATTTGAGGAAGTACTAAGCGAGATTCGCATCCAAAAGGTCAATAGCGAAGATCCGGAAGTTATCCAACTCCTCAAGTCCACGACAAGTCACAACAGCATGCCCGTATCGCCGTTCAAAATGGAATGGCAAGCTGAAAGTGACTGGGAGCCAAATGTAAAGTCAGAGGTCACATCGGGCTCATGCCTTTTAATACCTATCCCAAAAACCCATGAGAAAGGGGTGATCTTAAGAAGTAGGGGCTATGCAGAAGCTGAAAAAGCTGTCTCAAATTATGAATTCCTATCAGACGGGACTTTCCTGCTGATAACCAAATATGGTCAATCTATTGCTGAGGAGAGAATCTGGTTTGTTTCCAAACACATTCGGTGCCGATCATCAGTTCTACGAACATCAGAAGGCTCAGGCGTCCTGCAAACATCTTTTGCCTCGGAAGTACGCAGGCTAAAAAACTAA
- a CDS encoding chromophore lyase CpcT/CpeT: MRQSSLLRFAKTLAAHYSNKEQAQKDPIHFARINIYFRPLLWDVFKGPGYYSEQSYDYDPWRPYRQGVHKLLANKEAFILENYSLQEPKRLAGAGFYPDLLNHLCADTLLPRRGCSMHFKEVKPNQYQGQVEPGNNCLVPRNNTMTYLVSEVEFDEKIWISRDRGFDPKTHEQLWGSKHGPLHFQRIVNLGDHLNESWLRSSSH, encoded by the coding sequence ATGCGTCAGAGTTCATTACTGCGTTTCGCCAAAACATTAGCTGCTCACTACAGCAACAAGGAGCAAGCTCAGAAAGATCCAATCCACTTTGCCAGAATCAATATCTACTTTAGGCCACTATTATGGGATGTATTTAAGGGGCCTGGATATTATTCAGAGCAAAGTTACGATTATGATCCATGGCGTCCTTATCGTCAAGGCGTGCATAAATTACTAGCGAACAAAGAAGCATTCATATTGGAGAATTATAGTTTGCAAGAGCCTAAGCGCTTGGCTGGCGCAGGTTTTTACCCTGACCTTCTCAATCACCTATGCGCTGATACGCTCCTTCCGCGACGGGGCTGCTCTATGCACTTCAAGGAAGTAAAACCAAACCAATATCAAGGACAAGTTGAACCTGGTAACAACTGCCTAGTTCCTCGCAACAACACCATGACTTATCTGGTCAGCGAGGTGGAGTTTGATGAAAAAATTTGGATTAGTCGAGATCGCGGATTTGACCCAAAAACACATGAACAGCTCTGGGGCTCAAAGCACGGTCCACTTCACTTCCAACGTATTGTCAATCTAGGCGATCATCTTAACGAAAGCTGGTTGCGCTCTTCCTCACACTGA
- a CDS encoding HEAT repeat domain-containing protein produces MKELKSPFDHLPSLSQQEALKILCTPINKLELDSDYYKAAFHLSKFPGPLTEEALLRLVESESSELPVVIARKKAVEGLARLRCTAAIPAIGRCLTSTDPNLVEISAWALQELDCQDPDLHQVMLSLLDDPKQHRRVLIQSLACLGVVSAASRIESLQDDATPGVRGAALAAVFRLCGKKDRLMELELHLALPVQMDRHLAIQDVIDAGEFDLLKATLRAPVSPTFRMRALNALWPEKLVKKNGLDLLVILDGLMLDDPDDLDLVHHYDESPKDAFLIEELFGTDFSRCYLAVQTLRSRNPTELWPLLLKCWERAKKDYGSLYFFMLLFRSMTDWPETAQQKIQDFCFSALDRRWPDFIKFKPASILTLMQYSPEIGCSYLSQWLNPEKSPYWACRYAALLAIEPLLHVEEWGTLVENVVRSKEDPHRFVRAKVNSLEMNRIGASHPVS; encoded by the coding sequence GTGAAAGAGCTGAAGAGCCCATTCGATCATCTTCCATCTCTCAGCCAGCAAGAGGCACTCAAGATTCTTTGTACGCCTATCAATAAGTTGGAGTTGGACAGTGATTACTACAAGGCAGCCTTTCACCTAAGCAAATTCCCTGGACCCTTGACAGAAGAGGCCTTGTTGCGCCTGGTTGAGTCAGAGTCGTCTGAATTGCCTGTTGTGATTGCCCGTAAAAAGGCCGTTGAGGGCTTGGCTCGTCTTCGTTGTACCGCTGCAATTCCTGCCATTGGTCGCTGCCTTACAAGCACTGATCCAAATTTGGTTGAGATTTCTGCTTGGGCCCTTCAAGAGTTGGATTGTCAGGACCCTGATCTACATCAAGTCATGCTGTCTTTGCTAGATGATCCCAAGCAGCATCGGCGCGTGTTGATTCAGAGCCTGGCTTGTCTTGGGGTGGTTTCAGCGGCATCAAGAATTGAGTCTTTGCAGGATGATGCCACGCCTGGTGTTCGTGGTGCTGCTCTTGCTGCAGTGTTTAGGCTTTGCGGCAAAAAAGATCGACTGATGGAGCTGGAGTTGCATCTGGCCCTTCCTGTTCAGATGGATCGACATCTTGCAATTCAGGATGTTATCGATGCAGGTGAATTTGATTTACTTAAGGCTACTTTAAGGGCACCTGTATCTCCGACCTTTCGCATGCGGGCCTTGAATGCTCTTTGGCCTGAAAAGTTGGTAAAGAAGAATGGACTTGATTTGCTGGTTATTTTGGATGGGCTGATGCTTGATGACCCAGATGATCTTGATCTGGTGCATCATTATGATGAATCCCCTAAAGATGCCTTCCTGATTGAGGAACTATTCGGGACTGATTTTAGTCGCTGTTATCTTGCTGTTCAGACCTTGCGTAGTCGCAATCCAACAGAGCTTTGGCCTTTGTTATTGAAATGCTGGGAACGAGCAAAGAAGGATTATGGTTCGCTCTATTTCTTTATGCTTCTTTTTAGATCTATGACCGATTGGCCGGAAACAGCACAACAGAAAATTCAGGATTTCTGCTTCTCTGCACTTGATCGGCGTTGGCCTGATTTTATTAAATTCAAGCCAGCTTCCATCCTTACGCTGATGCAATATAGCCCCGAGATTGGTTGTTCCTATTTGTCTCAATGGCTGAACCCAGAGAAGTCTCCTTACTGGGCCTGTCGATATGCAGCATTATTGGCTATTGAGCCTTTGCTTCATGTAGAAGAATGGGGCACATTGGTAGAGAATGTGGTTAGAAGTAAGGAGGACCCACATCGCTTTGTTCGAGCTAAGGTTAATAGTCTTGAGATGAATCGTATCGGGGCTTCTCATCCTGTAAGTTAA
- a CDS encoding HEAT repeat domain-containing protein yields the protein MTQDHPFSINTDESLLNEDEAAELADELKAMLRRGDTPKADAEQIQRMVSGLGDHRGLLRRTFAESLGVVGKAAVPALCVALHKHSSATVRRAAAKTLKLVGDPSTLPNLLEALLNDPDPVVQGSAAGAMAIFGADAVELLLEVLINPNSTAMQCGFASWGLAFVGAQAPDALRNAAQSDHAEIRAAAIAGLGEQIQALGDTDARELLLEALVDPASDVRAEATILLGKLHEPSWAQPMLLARLDDLHPQVRKNAALSLMKLKATETLNKLLTRKSAEQDESVNKVLQLAIDQLSHEDLKKHNDES from the coding sequence TTGACACAGGACCACCCCTTCAGCATCAATACTGACGAGTCGTTGCTGAATGAAGACGAAGCCGCTGAACTGGCCGATGAATTAAAGGCCATGCTCAGACGTGGAGACACGCCGAAAGCCGATGCAGAGCAAATTCAGCGCATGGTGTCTGGTCTTGGCGATCATCGAGGATTGCTTCGACGTACGTTTGCAGAAAGTCTCGGCGTCGTAGGCAAGGCCGCGGTGCCAGCACTTTGTGTGGCCCTACACAAGCATTCCAGTGCCACGGTTAGGCGCGCCGCCGCAAAGACCCTCAAACTAGTTGGCGATCCGAGTACCTTGCCAAATCTCCTCGAAGCCCTTCTCAACGATCCAGACCCTGTCGTTCAGGGATCAGCGGCAGGAGCTATGGCGATTTTTGGTGCCGATGCAGTAGAGCTCCTGCTAGAGGTCCTCATCAATCCCAACAGCACAGCAATGCAATGTGGATTCGCTAGCTGGGGGCTGGCCTTTGTGGGAGCTCAAGCACCTGATGCTCTTCGCAATGCAGCCCAATCCGACCATGCAGAAATTAGAGCGGCAGCCATCGCCGGCCTGGGGGAACAAATACAAGCCTTGGGTGATACAGATGCTCGAGAGCTTCTCCTAGAAGCTTTAGTTGACCCTGCCAGCGATGTGCGTGCTGAAGCAACCATATTGCTTGGCAAGCTACACGAACCATCCTGGGCACAGCCAATGTTATTGGCCAGGCTCGATGATTTACACCCTCAAGTCCGAAAGAATGCAGCCTTATCTCTAATGAAACTGAAGGCAACGGAAACACTCAATAAACTGCTTACAAGAAAGTCTGCAGAACAAGATGAAAGCGTCAATAAGGTTTTGCAGCTCGCAATTGATCAGCTTTCGCACGAAGATCTAAAGAAACATAATGATGAAAGCTAG
- a CDS encoding HEAT repeat domain-containing protein, translating to MSKDENCKPDLEDLFDDFAHPNPQIKEEAYLKMSRHWPEESMPRLLANLDQTDIELRRASVKALGVFGGRSLLPLAQIFHASENRIVRTSCLKAFVQVAAKFPGEAFPKEAMEVVELALQDDIPELILTVVPLLSLLGKQGLPLLLQSCKSKNILLAAIAVTALGEVDDPAVEACLKELQADDLIDDLLGGSVIDALNTFEQRNAGKPSTQ from the coding sequence ATGAGCAAGGATGAAAACTGTAAGCCTGATCTTGAGGATTTATTTGATGACTTTGCTCATCCAAATCCACAAATCAAAGAAGAAGCTTATTTGAAAATGTCTCGCCACTGGCCTGAGGAGTCAATGCCTAGACTGCTGGCCAATCTGGATCAGACTGATATTGAACTTAGAAGAGCATCTGTAAAAGCTCTTGGTGTATTTGGCGGACGCTCCTTGCTCCCTTTGGCGCAGATATTTCATGCCAGTGAGAATAGAATAGTTCGCACAAGTTGTCTCAAGGCTTTTGTGCAAGTGGCAGCTAAGTTCCCTGGTGAAGCCTTCCCAAAAGAGGCCATGGAGGTTGTCGAATTGGCTCTACAGGATGATATCCCTGAGTTGATCCTTACAGTGGTTCCGCTTTTATCTCTTCTCGGCAAGCAGGGGCTTCCGCTTCTGCTACAGAGTTGCAAAAGTAAGAATATCTTGCTGGCTGCTATTGCAGTAACTGCTCTTGGGGAAGTTGATGATCCTGCAGTTGAAGCTTGCTTGAAAGAGCTTCAGGCGGACGATTTAATTGATGATTTGTTGGGAGGGAGCGTGATTGATGCTCTCAATACATTTGAGCAACGTAATGCAGGCAAGCCCAGCACTCAATAA
- a CDS encoding bleomycin hydrolase, giving the protein MKSAVTTVITAADAAGRFPDISDLKAVKVSFDRAAARMEAAEKLASGIDNVTADALKAVYSDGKYDLATRDKCARDINHYLRLINYCLIAGSTGPLDEWGIAGVREVFRTLGIPTSAYIEAFSYIRERVCVPRDMDQQAANEFKDLLNYLINALS; this is encoded by the coding sequence ATGAAATCTGCTGTCACAACAGTGATCACTGCAGCAGATGCAGCAGGTCGTTTCCCTGATATCAGTGACCTTAAAGCTGTCAAGGTATCCTTCGATCGTGCGGCTGCCCGCATGGAAGCTGCTGAGAAGCTTGCTTCTGGCATAGATAATGTGACTGCTGATGCACTTAAAGCTGTTTACAGCGATGGTAAGTATGACCTTGCAACTAGGGACAAGTGTGCAAGAGACATCAACCATTACTTGCGCCTGATTAACTATTGCTTGATAGCAGGTAGCACTGGCCCCCTTGATGAGTGGGGTATTGCCGGTGTTCGAGAAGTTTTTCGCACACTCGGTATCCCTACTTCTGCCTACATCGAGGCCTTTAGCTACATCCGTGAGCGTGTATGTGTTCCTCGTGATATGGATCAGCAAGCTGCCAACGAGTTTAAGGACCTTCTTAACTACCTGATTAATGCTCTCTCCTGA
- a CDS encoding bleomycin hydrolase gives MLDAFSRAVVGADAKGACLGSADLASLRQHVADANIRIDATNAIAQHISCIAADAVSGMVCENTGMTQPGGNCYPTRRMAACLRDGEIILRYVSYALLAGDASVLDDRCLNGLKETYDALGVPIKNAVRAVEIMKAATVAIITNTNSGPSAFQGISGKGSDCQGIAAEAASYFDRVISSLS, from the coding sequence ATGCTTGACGCATTCTCTCGCGCTGTAGTTGGTGCTGATGCCAAAGGGGCTTGCCTCGGCAGTGCCGATTTGGCTTCTCTTCGTCAGCACGTTGCGGATGCCAACATTCGAATCGATGCAACCAATGCAATCGCGCAACACATTTCTTGTATTGCAGCGGATGCAGTGAGCGGCATGGTTTGCGAGAACACAGGCATGACTCAGCCTGGCGGTAACTGCTATCCCACTCGCCGCATGGCTGCTTGCTTGCGCGATGGAGAGATCATCCTCCGCTATGTCAGTTACGCCCTCTTGGCAGGTGATGCATCTGTTCTGGATGATCGTTGCCTCAATGGTCTCAAAGAGACCTACGACGCTCTGGGGGTGCCTATTAAGAACGCAGTTCGTGCTGTTGAGATCATGAAGGCCGCTACTGTCGCTATCATTACGAATACAAATTCTGGTCCCTCTGCTTTCCAGGGCATCTCTGGTAAGGGTTCTGACTGCCAGGGCATTGCTGCAGAAGCTGCTTCCTATTTTGATCGTGTGATCAGCTCCCTTAGCTGA
- a CDS encoding heme oxygenase (biliverdin-producing), with product MAVALASQLREGTKAAHTMAENTGFVSCFLKGVVDQSSYRMLVADLYFVYSALEAEIGKLREQKHPVVAPIGFPELNRCEALEQDLIFYFGSDWRNLAKATLAAQEYVARIHKLAQESPELLVAHHYTRYLGDLSGGQILKTIAQKAMKLGGNDGVRFYIFNDIEDTKAFKTLYSATLDSLPINQQTAERMVEEANMAFHCNMAMFKELEGNLVAAIGKVLFGFLTSRQRGGSTEDAVA from the coding sequence TTGGCGGTAGCCCTTGCGAGCCAACTAAGAGAAGGCACCAAGGCCGCCCACACGATGGCCGAGAACACTGGTTTCGTGAGCTGTTTCCTTAAAGGGGTGGTTGATCAGTCCAGTTATCGCATGCTGGTGGCTGATCTCTATTTCGTCTACTCCGCACTGGAAGCAGAAATCGGCAAGCTGCGTGAGCAAAAGCATCCGGTGGTGGCACCTATTGGCTTCCCCGAGCTCAATCGCTGCGAGGCCTTAGAACAAGATTTGATTTTTTATTTCGGCAGCGACTGGCGCAATCTGGCCAAGGCGACGCTGGCGGCTCAGGAGTATGTGGCCCGTATTCATAAGTTGGCGCAGGAGTCGCCTGAGTTACTAGTGGCTCATCACTACACCCGCTATCTTGGGGACCTTTCAGGCGGTCAGATTCTCAAGACCATTGCCCAGAAGGCCATGAAGCTAGGGGGCAATGACGGCGTGCGTTTTTATATCTTTAATGACATTGAAGACACCAAAGCGTTCAAGACTCTATACAGCGCCACCCTTGACAGCCTGCCGATCAATCAGCAAACCGCCGAACGCATGGTCGAGGAGGCAAATATGGCCTTTCACTGCAATATGGCCATGTTCAAGGAGTTGGAAGGCAACCTAGTGGCTGCAATTGGAAAGGTCCTGTTTGGATTCCTCACGAGCCGCCAACGAGGCGGCAGCACTGAGGATGCGGTGGCCTAA
- a CDS encoding 15,16-dihydrobiliverdin:ferredoxin oxidoreductase, with protein MFDPLLEKLHSSIRIQGGETAAVPDGLRECRNEKKNSWIRSWLWQVPGFRRWRVSRLDAGESLQVLNSVAYPNYNIDQPLMGLDLLWFGKRQKLVAILDFQPLIQDQSYLERHFQGLKTLQNRFPELSGEETMRLFDPNQYFSPWLLFCRGGAEKATNSLPEAFNAFLHCYWELHQQNSDKASLIPAAEVKQLQIAYDIYSAERDPAHGLFTSHFGKAWSDRFLHEFLFPASTKADSSPPADADDDLPR; from the coding sequence ATGTTTGACCCATTACTTGAGAAACTGCACTCCAGCATCCGAATACAAGGCGGAGAAACTGCAGCAGTTCCTGATGGTCTTAGGGAATGTCGAAACGAGAAAAAAAACAGCTGGATTCGAAGTTGGCTCTGGCAGGTACCAGGGTTCCGTCGCTGGAGGGTCTCGCGACTCGATGCAGGGGAAAGCCTTCAGGTCCTCAACTCAGTGGCTTATCCGAACTACAACATTGATCAGCCATTGATGGGATTGGACTTGTTGTGGTTTGGGAAGAGACAAAAGCTAGTAGCGATCCTTGACTTCCAACCCCTCATTCAAGATCAGTCCTACTTAGAGCGCCACTTCCAGGGACTCAAAACCCTCCAAAATCGTTTCCCTGAACTGAGTGGAGAGGAGACGATGCGATTGTTCGATCCCAATCAATACTTCTCCCCCTGGTTACTTTTCTGCAGAGGCGGCGCCGAAAAAGCAACCAACTCCTTACCTGAAGCGTTCAACGCTTTCCTGCACTGTTACTGGGAGCTTCACCAACAAAACAGCGATAAGGCCTCCCTAATACCGGCGGCCGAAGTCAAACAACTACAGATCGCGTATGACATTTACAGCGCTGAGCGGGATCCAGCCCACGGCCTGTTTACGAGTCATTTCGGCAAGGCATGGTCTGATCGCTTCCTACACGAATTCCTATTTCCTGCCAGCACTAAAGCGGATTCATCTCCGCCGGCAGACGCAGACGATGACCTACCTCGATGA
- a CDS encoding phycoerythrobilin:ferredoxin oxidoreductase has product MKPSRLSSLDPVKMPEWRWAPFLSHAINAFIPLKPEPYPVAPEFLQREGKTGSKSQPIRVTTCTWACRTKKFRQVRAACVEAGRSASVLNFVINPYHTFDLPFFGADLVTLPSGHLLALDLQPAITSDERHTKQVWERLMPIFEHWRVHLPEGGPIPEEAKPYFSPGFLWTRLPLSIEGNQLIDEVIMPAFKDYLNLYLDLVEMAEEVSPQRAFKLLEGQKRYLSYRAKKDPARAMLARFHGHQWTESYIHNVLFDL; this is encoded by the coding sequence ATGAAACCCTCACGCCTAAGCAGCCTTGATCCAGTCAAGATGCCCGAATGGCGATGGGCGCCGTTCCTCAGCCATGCCATCAACGCTTTCATACCACTGAAGCCTGAGCCATACCCAGTAGCTCCAGAGTTCCTGCAAAGAGAAGGGAAAACAGGCTCCAAATCTCAACCCATCAGGGTGACAACATGCACCTGGGCTTGCAGAACCAAAAAGTTCAGACAGGTGCGAGCCGCGTGCGTGGAGGCCGGCCGTTCTGCCTCGGTCTTGAATTTCGTGATAAACCCTTATCACACCTTCGATCTTCCCTTCTTCGGTGCAGACTTAGTAACACTTCCATCTGGGCACCTTTTAGCACTGGACTTACAGCCAGCAATCACAAGTGACGAACGCCATACCAAACAAGTCTGGGAACGACTGATGCCAATCTTTGAACACTGGAGAGTTCACCTCCCTGAGGGAGGGCCGATACCAGAAGAAGCTAAACCTTACTTTTCACCAGGATTTCTCTGGACTCGCCTACCCCTAAGCATTGAAGGGAACCAACTGATAGATGAAGTCATCATGCCAGCATTTAAAGACTACTTAAACCTTTACTTAGATCTTGTCGAAATGGCAGAGGAGGTCTCCCCTCAACGTGCCTTCAAGCTGCTGGAAGGTCAGAAACGATACTTGAGCTACAGAGCGAAAAAGGATCCAGCAAGAGCCATGTTGGCTCGCTTCCATGGTCACCAATGGACCGAGTCTTATATCCATAACGTTCTTTTTGACCTCTAA
- a CDS encoding low molecular weight protein-tyrosine-phosphatase gives MNHRLLFVCLGNICRSPAAEGVFLHQLKSQGIEQHFVVDSAGTGGWHVGRPADSRMRSAAEQRGILLPSRARQITLEDLQTFDLILTMDADNLATVQSLATEVGPMATARIEPMLSYATKTSLEEVPDPYYGGDAGFEKVLDLLEDACEGLLIELSAQL, from the coding sequence ATGAATCATCGGCTGCTGTTCGTTTGCCTCGGCAACATCTGTCGCTCCCCCGCTGCAGAAGGGGTTTTCCTGCATCAACTAAAAAGCCAAGGCATAGAACAGCACTTCGTGGTGGATTCCGCCGGCACCGGTGGATGGCACGTTGGCAGGCCAGCGGATTCGCGCATGCGTAGTGCTGCCGAGCAGCGAGGGATCCTTCTACCCAGCCGAGCGCGACAGATCACCCTGGAGGATCTACAGACTTTTGATCTAATCCTCACCATGGACGCAGATAATTTGGCAACTGTTCAGAGCCTCGCTACTGAAGTCGGCCCTATGGCAACTGCCAGGATCGAGCCCATGCTCAGTTATGCCACCAAAACATCACTTGAAGAGGTGCCAGACCCTTATTACGGAGGAGATGCAGGCTTCGAGAAAGTACTCGATCTGCTTGAAGACGCCTGTGAAGGCCTGCTCATTGAACTCAGCGCCCAGCTGTAG
- a CDS encoding bifunctional pantoate--beta-alanine ligase/(d)CMP kinase encodes MSFSVLSSTAELHQWRKHQQSSVHFVPTMGALHRGHGQLIKSVHGFGRLQPAAVLVSVFVNPLQFGPAEDFDSYPRDLEADCELASRSGASALWAPSVDQVFPGGASSHFRIQVPSHLQAHLCGASRPGHFDGVVTVVARLLALVRPEVLVLGEKDWQQLVILRHLVAQLGLPVRVHGIATVRDDDGLACSSRNRYLMTQQRQQALALPQLLARAARESQDGRAVDLAGLRCAWEQLGLEVEYVEKVDAFNLQPLHAGRKLCLLAAAVRCGETRLIDHTFLMSRQPIVAIDGPAGAGKSTVTRAFAERLGLLYLDTGAMYRAVTWLTQQHDVDPHDPVAVKTILENLELELEPSQSGAQTVRINGHDVTEAIRSPEVTSSVSVVAAHGCVRKALTAQQQRMGVRGGLVAEGRDIGTAVFPDAELKVFLTASPAERARRRALDLDNRGFPVPDLAELETQIEERDRMDSTREVAPLRQAEDATELISDGMTIEEVIETLIDLFRVQVPEEVWPTAGR; translated from the coding sequence CTGAGTTTTTCTGTTCTCAGTTCAACGGCTGAGTTGCATCAATGGCGTAAGCATCAGCAGTCTTCGGTTCATTTCGTACCCACCATGGGCGCTTTGCACCGCGGTCATGGCCAGCTGATCAAGTCAGTTCATGGATTTGGCAGGCTTCAACCAGCCGCTGTGTTGGTGAGTGTTTTCGTGAATCCTTTGCAGTTTGGCCCTGCCGAGGATTTCGATAGTTATCCTCGTGATCTTGAGGCCGATTGTGAGTTGGCATCAAGATCAGGTGCTTCTGCACTCTGGGCTCCTTCAGTTGATCAGGTTTTTCCTGGGGGGGCTTCTTCCCACTTCAGGATTCAGGTTCCTTCTCATCTTCAGGCACATTTGTGTGGGGCGAGTAGGCCTGGTCACTTTGATGGTGTGGTCACGGTGGTGGCTCGCCTTTTGGCTCTAGTTCGGCCAGAGGTGCTTGTGCTTGGTGAAAAGGATTGGCAGCAATTGGTGATCCTGCGCCATTTGGTTGCCCAGTTGGGTTTGCCGGTGCGGGTGCATGGGATAGCCACTGTGCGCGATGACGATGGCTTGGCTTGTAGTTCCCGTAATCGTTACCTCATGACTCAACAGCGCCAGCAGGCGTTGGCCTTGCCTCAGCTACTTGCTCGAGCTGCTCGGGAGTCTCAGGATGGACGAGCAGTTGATCTTGCAGGGCTCCGGTGCGCATGGGAGCAACTTGGCTTGGAGGTTGAGTATGTAGAAAAGGTAGATGCCTTTAACCTGCAGCCTTTGCATGCTGGCCGCAAGCTTTGCCTTCTGGCGGCGGCTGTGCGTTGCGGGGAGACTCGTCTCATCGATCACACTTTTCTGATGTCTCGTCAGCCAATTGTTGCTATAGATGGGCCTGCCGGTGCTGGTAAAAGCACCGTGACAAGAGCCTTTGCTGAACGGCTTGGCCTGCTCTACCTCGATACGGGGGCCATGTATCGGGCGGTCACTTGGTTGACTCAACAACATGATGTTGATCCGCACGACCCTGTAGCAGTCAAAACCATCCTTGAGAATCTTGAGCTTGAGCTTGAGCCATCTCAATCAGGAGCACAGACGGTTCGGATCAATGGTCATGACGTAACAGAGGCGATCAGATCGCCGGAAGTGACGTCCTCGGTTTCAGTGGTTGCTGCTCACGGCTGTGTTCGTAAGGCTTTGACGGCTCAGCAACAGAGGATGGGTGTACGAGGCGGTTTGGTTGCTGAAGGACGGGATATTGGTACGGCCGTTTTCCCAGATGCAGAGTTGAAGGTGTTCCTCACCGCCAGCCCGGCTGAACGTGCCAGGCGTCGTGCTCTGGACCTGGACAATCGTGGTTTCCCGGTTCCTGATCTGGCTGAGTTGGAAACACAAATCGAGGAACGTGATCGAATGGATAGCACCCGCGAAGTTGCTCCTTTACGCCAAGCTGAAGATGCCACTGAGTTGATCAGTGACGGCATGACGATTGAGGAGGTGATTGAGACTTTGATCGATCTGTTTCGAGTGCAGGTTCCCGAGGAGGTTTGGCCTACAGCTGGGCGCTGA
- a CDS encoding septal ring lytic transglycosylase RlpA family protein, translated as MKFSVSLLVLAGVCSSSAALLPAFALDLDLDKKVTREQVKKALLERISLFATPLSANQASSDQGSAEVATGLTVDSVVETPPALAIVPVAKLNRPVKPTPTVVQVSTGEASWYGPGFFGNRTASGEVFRPGTMTAAHRSLPFGTKVRVTNLWNDRSAVVTINDRGPFIAHRVIDLAHGAAHELGLISSGIAQVRLEVLR; from the coding sequence ATGAAATTTTCCGTTTCGCTTCTTGTTCTTGCTGGTGTTTGCTCCAGCAGTGCTGCACTTTTACCAGCCTTTGCCCTTGATCTTGATCTCGACAAAAAGGTCACCAGGGAACAGGTCAAGAAAGCTCTGCTTGAACGAATCTCGCTTTTTGCGACTCCTTTGTCTGCCAATCAAGCCAGCTCAGATCAAGGCAGTGCTGAAGTCGCTACTGGTTTAACTGTTGATTCAGTTGTTGAGACACCACCAGCGTTGGCAATCGTTCCGGTTGCCAAGCTAAACAGACCTGTCAAGCCAACTCCCACTGTTGTTCAAGTGAGCACTGGTGAAGCAAGCTGGTACGGCCCGGGCTTCTTCGGAAACCGAACTGCAAGTGGTGAAGTTTTCAGGCCAGGCACAATGACAGCTGCTCATCGCAGCTTGCCTTTTGGTACCAAGGTAAGGGTGACCAACCTTTGGAATGATCGTTCTGCTGTTGTGACAATCAACGATCGCGGCCCTTTTATCGCTCATCGCGTCATCGATCTTGCTCATGGTGCTGCCCATGAGCTTGGTTTGATATCGAGTGGTATTGCCCAAGTGCGTCTTGAGGTGCTGCGCTGA